From the genome of Candidatus Binataceae bacterium:
CGGATATCGTGATTACCTCGACGACGTCCACAAATCCTGTAGTCGAAGGGCGATGGCTGAAGAAGGGAACGCATATCAACGCGATCGGAGCCAATTTTCCGCAGAAACGGGAACTGGATGCCGAAGCGGTGGAGCGGTGTGACGTGATCGCCGTCGATTCGCGAGAGCAATCGAAGCTCGAATCGGGCGATCTGATTCAAGTTTTTGGCCAGGATGAGAAGCGCTGGGGCGGAGTGGCCGAGATGACGGACATCGTCGCGGGTAAGACGCCGGGTCGCACAAATCCCGAGCAGATTACGCTGTTTAAATCGAACGGAATCGCGATCGAGGATATCGTTGTGGCGGGTCGAATTTACGAGCTTGCCCGCCAAAGAAAAATAGGAAGGGAAATTCCGATGTGGGAGAAGGAAGCCCGATTCGGGGAAGCGCGAGGCGTCTAAACCCGAACGCCGCGAAGCCGCTTCTTAAGAGCATCCCTGAGCCTGAGACGCGTGTCTTCCGGCAGAGGAGCGGGCTCGGAGTTGCAATAGATCTGGATGGTCTGCTTGGTCGTGTCCACTACCACTTTGCAGTCTTCACAATGCTCGAGGTGCTTTTCAATAGAGGCCTTCAGCGTGGAATCGAGCGCTTCGTCGAGGTAGTTCGAAAGTTCTTTTACGATGTTCCTGCAATTCACGAATTTTCACTCCGCTTAAAGAACCGATTCAATTTCTGCCGCAGCTTCAATCGCGCTCGAAGCAGTCTCGATTTCACCGCGGGAACTGAGAGGCCCAACGCTTCTGCCGTTTCCTCAGTGGACAATT
Proteins encoded in this window:
- a CDS encoding zf-HC2 domain-containing protein; the encoded protein is MNCRNIVKELSNYLDEALDSTLKASIEKHLEHCEDCKVVVDTTKQTIQIYCNSEPAPLPEDTRLRLRDALKKRLRGVRV